From the Pseudoroseomonas cervicalis genome, one window contains:
- a CDS encoding TonB-dependent siderophore receptor translates to MAPPSPRRRHRLAGAALPLLALLPAGAMAAGAAGCADLLPAAEFAIELPAQPLSTALLSLGQQAGFAISADAALLQGLSAPALAGRLRPAEALDRLLRPAGLGCAPLPAGGITLRRGSPATALEGVTALPELPVTARPLAPGGAWPVLDLAATAGSKAPTPLLELPQSVSLVPQAQIAARGAQSVSAALRYLPGVQAEPYGADTRYDQVKLRGFDAHGLGDYRDGLRQPANSFAYFRTEPFGLERIEVLRGPSSMLYGQNAPGGLIDRISKQPPDQPLHELALAYGSRDRRQASIDLGGPLNEAGALAYRLTGLARAADNAQYKSMPDDRLYLAPSLRWRPDGETSLTLQGEWLQDRSGYNWYYTPPGGRPTRTWLGEPDFDSFRQSQYQLGYRLEHRPAEALTLRQALRFGHLEIDNDYVYGVTAGRDGRTVSRVWESFSQRLDGLALDNQAELRLRSGALRHRLLAGLDYQQTQWSSLGRGGYAPSLDLASPRYGQRIDRSRSQPSQDGAQRLQQLGLYLQDQLRLQDWVLTLGARQDWLSGRASNRLTGTGSDLAEQATTARLGLTWLGPAGFAPYASYSTSFQPQIGTTAPARGATPYRPSTGTQYELGVKWQRPEGESYVTLAGFRLEQRNATVADADNPGYSLQAGGLRSQGLELEAVAKLDEGLRLAAAYTYQDVEVTRHSDAALLGKRPILVPQRMASLWAEYAVSEGVLEGLGLGAGLRFRGRSYADPQNSRRNDAATLFDAALHYDIDRYRLSLTATNLAGTAVASCQNAICYWGEGRTVLAALRYAW, encoded by the coding sequence ATGGCGCCGCCTTCCCCGCGCCGCCGGCACCGCCTGGCCGGGGCGGCGCTGCCGCTGCTGGCCCTGCTGCCGGCCGGCGCCATGGCGGCGGGCGCCGCCGGCTGCGCCGATCTGCTGCCGGCGGCCGAGTTCGCCATCGAGCTGCCGGCCCAGCCGCTCTCCACCGCGCTGCTCTCGCTCGGCCAGCAGGCGGGCTTCGCCATCAGCGCCGATGCGGCGCTGCTGCAGGGGCTCTCCGCCCCCGCCCTGGCCGGCAGGCTGCGCCCGGCCGAGGCGCTGGACCGGCTGCTGCGCCCGGCCGGGCTGGGCTGTGCGCCCCTGCCGGCCGGCGGCATCACCCTGCGGCGCGGCAGCCCCGCCACCGCGCTGGAGGGGGTGACGGCGCTGCCCGAGCTGCCGGTCACCGCGCGGCCGCTGGCGCCGGGCGGCGCCTGGCCGGTGCTCGACCTCGCCGCCACCGCCGGCAGCAAGGCGCCGACGCCGCTGCTGGAACTGCCGCAATCCGTCTCCCTGGTGCCGCAGGCGCAGATCGCCGCGCGCGGGGCGCAGAGCGTCTCCGCCGCGCTGCGCTATCTGCCGGGCGTGCAGGCCGAGCCCTATGGCGCCGACACCCGCTACGACCAGGTGAAGCTGCGCGGCTTCGACGCGCATGGGCTCGGCGACTACCGCGACGGGCTGCGCCAGCCGGCCAACAGCTTCGCCTATTTCCGCACCGAGCCCTTCGGCCTGGAGCGGATCGAGGTGCTGCGTGGGCCGAGCTCCATGCTCTATGGGCAGAACGCGCCGGGCGGGCTGATCGACCGCATCTCCAAGCAGCCCCCCGACCAGCCGCTGCACGAGCTGGCCCTCGCCTATGGCAGCCGTGACCGGCGCCAGGCCAGCATCGATCTCGGCGGCCCGCTGAACGAGGCCGGGGCGCTGGCCTACCGGCTGACCGGCCTGGCCCGGGCGGCCGACAATGCGCAGTACAAATCCATGCCGGATGACCGGCTCTATCTGGCGCCCTCGCTGCGCTGGCGGCCGGATGGCGAGACCAGCCTGACCCTGCAGGGCGAATGGCTGCAGGATCGCAGCGGCTACAACTGGTACTACACCCCGCCCGGCGGCCGTCCGACCCGCACCTGGCTGGGCGAGCCGGATTTCGACAGCTTCCGGCAGAGCCAGTACCAGCTCGGCTACCGGCTGGAGCACCGCCCGGCCGAGGCGCTGACGCTGCGCCAGGCGCTGCGCTTCGGCCATCTCGAGATCGACAATGACTATGTCTATGGCGTCACCGCCGGGCGCGACGGGCGCACGGTCTCCCGCGTCTGGGAGAGTTTCAGCCAGCGGCTGGACGGGCTGGCGCTGGACAACCAGGCGGAGCTGCGGCTGCGCAGCGGCGCGCTGCGGCACCGTCTGCTGGCCGGGCTCGACTACCAGCAGACGCAATGGTCCAGCCTGGGGCGGGGTGGCTATGCGCCCTCCCTCGACCTGGCCAGCCCGCGCTATGGCCAGCGCATCGACCGCAGCCGCTCGCAGCCCAGCCAGGACGGTGCGCAGCGGCTGCAGCAGCTCGGCCTCTACCTGCAGGACCAGCTGCGGCTGCAGGATTGGGTGCTGACGCTGGGGGCGCGGCAGGACTGGCTGTCCGGGCGCGCCAGCAACCGGCTGACCGGGACGGGCAGCGACCTGGCCGAACAGGCCACCACGGCCCGCCTCGGCCTGACCTGGCTGGGGCCGGCGGGCTTCGCGCCCTATGCGAGCTACAGCACCTCCTTCCAGCCGCAGATCGGCACCACCGCGCCGGCGCGCGGCGCCACCCCCTACAGGCCGAGCACCGGCACGCAGTATGAGCTAGGCGTGAAATGGCAGCGCCCGGAGGGGGAGAGCTACGTCACCCTCGCCGGCTTCCGCCTGGAGCAGCGCAACGCCACGGTGGCCGATGCCGACAACCCGGGCTACAGCCTGCAGGCCGGCGGGCTGCGCAGCCAGGGGCTGGAGCTGGAGGCGGTGGCGAAGCTCGATGAGGGGCTGCGCCTGGCCGCCGCCTACACCTATCAGGATGTCGAGGTGACGCGGCACAGCGATGCCGCGCTGCTCGGCAAGCGGCCGATCCTGGTGCCGCAGCGCATGGCCTCGCTCTGGGCCGAATACGCGGTCAGCGAGGGGGTGCTGGAAGGGCTCGGCCTCGGTGCCGGGCTGCGCTTCCGCGGCCGCTCCTACGCCGACCCGCAGAACAGCCGGCGCAACGACGCCGCCACGCTGTTCGACGCCGCGCTGCATTACGACATTGACCGTTACCGCCTGTCGCTGACCGCCACCAACCTGGCCGGCACCGCCGTCGCCTCCTGCCAGAACGCCATCTGCTACTGGGGGGAGGGCCGCACCGTGCTGGCCGCCCTGCGCTACGCCTGGTGA
- a CDS encoding lysine N(6)-hydroxylase/L-ornithine N(5)-oxygenase family protein — protein sequence MPSTATQPGRSLDLLGIGFGPANLALAIALQEQGSALRARFLERKPEFSWHPGMLLPGARMQVAFMKDLVSLRNPRSAYSFLNYLHEQGRLLDFLNTRTFYPSRVEFNAYLGWAAARLGEACAYGREVVEVAPVTQGQAVERLRVTAVTREGREEVWHAAHLSLGLGLQPHLPEIFAGLRGTPALWHSSAYLERAAAHSGDGEGQRIAIIGSGQSAAEIFLDAMERFPRARIDLVMRGYALKPADSSPFVNEIFNPDTTDLLYGAEPALRGQILQAHRDTNYSVADAEVIDRIYGALYDQKVEGGDRLRIHRLQHVVEAAAQESQLRLTLRDRLTGGSEAVPYDTVILATGYRPSQALALLRGIEPYLLGEQPSRDYRLQTVPGFRPRIYLQGLCEPTHGLSDTLLSVLSVRAGEIAASLQGDGDWGGAARAAAE from the coding sequence ATGCCTAGCACCGCGACACAGCCCGGGCGCAGCCTGGACCTGCTGGGCATCGGCTTCGGCCCGGCCAATCTGGCGCTGGCCATCGCGCTGCAGGAACAGGGCAGCGCGCTGCGCGCCCGCTTCCTGGAGCGCAAGCCGGAATTCAGCTGGCATCCCGGCATGCTGCTGCCGGGGGCGCGCATGCAGGTCGCCTTCATGAAGGACCTGGTCTCGCTGCGCAATCCGCGCAGCGCCTACTCCTTCCTGAACTACCTGCATGAGCAGGGCCGGCTGCTCGACTTCCTCAACACCCGCACCTTCTATCCGAGCCGGGTGGAGTTCAACGCCTATCTCGGCTGGGCCGCCGCGCGGCTGGGCGAGGCCTGCGCCTATGGGCGCGAGGTGGTCGAGGTCGCCCCCGTCACCCAGGGCCAGGCGGTGGAGCGGCTGCGCGTCACCGCCGTGACGCGGGAGGGGCGGGAGGAGGTCTGGCACGCGGCGCATCTCTCGCTCGGCCTCGGCCTGCAGCCGCATCTGCCGGAGATCTTCGCCGGGCTGCGCGGCACGCCGGCGCTGTGGCATTCCTCCGCCTATCTGGAACGCGCGGCGGCCCACAGCGGCGATGGCGAAGGGCAGCGCATCGCCATTATCGGCTCCGGCCAGAGCGCGGCCGAGATCTTCCTCGACGCGATGGAGCGCTTCCCGCGCGCGCGCATCGATCTGGTGATGCGCGGCTATGCGCTGAAGCCCGCCGACAGCAGCCCCTTCGTCAACGAGATCTTCAACCCCGACACCACCGATCTGCTCTACGGCGCCGAGCCGGCGCTGCGCGGGCAGATCCTGCAGGCGCATCGCGACACCAACTACTCCGTCGCCGATGCCGAGGTGATCGACCGCATCTATGGCGCGCTCTACGACCAGAAGGTGGAGGGCGGGGATCGCCTGCGCATCCACCGGCTGCAGCATGTGGTCGAGGCCGCCGCGCAGGAGAGCCAGCTGCGCCTGACGCTGCGGGACCGGCTGACCGGCGGCAGCGAGGCGGTGCCGTATGACACCGTGATCCTCGCCACGGGCTATCGTCCCTCCCAGGCGCTGGCGCTGCTGCGCGGCATCGAGCCCTATCTGCTGGGCGAGCAGCCGAGCCGCGACTACCGGTTGCAGACCGTGCCCGGCTTCCGGCCGCGCATCTATCTGCAAGGCCTGTGCGAGCCCACGCATGGGTTGAGCGATACGCTACTCTCCGTGCTGTCGGTGCGCGCGGGGGAGATCGCCGCCTCGCTGCAGGGTGATGGCGATTGGGGCGGCGCGGCGCGCGCCGCTGCCGAATAG
- a CDS encoding FecR domain-containing protein, whose product MVPREQASESGRQPAAVPATGPAAAREAAAAEALWDEALTFSIALRETPGDAALRRAWQDWLARGPAQRAAWARAERVSALMGEAVRGTGAARRPARTGRRALLAGGGLAAAAAVAGLAAPGLWRGWNADYRTGAGELRQLTLEDGTRVELDTATALSVAYTPGRRKLWLHSGQAFFAVAHDPSRPFTVQAEPVAVSVLGTRFNLRRTGERVELAVEQGEVSAALPPGREAPAAELLLGAGESLSADLAQQALRRGRLDPGQALAWRSRRLVADARPVAELLEEIGRYYPGLVWLADSGLGERRVTGLYDLTDVPQAVRRVVAPLGGRVRQISPYLLWVGAA is encoded by the coding sequence ATGGTCCCCAGAGAGCAAGCGTCAGAATCCGGGCGGCAGCCCGCGGCGGTCCCCGCGACCGGACCCGCCGCGGCGCGCGAGGCCGCCGCGGCCGAGGCGCTGTGGGACGAGGCCCTGACCTTCTCCATCGCCCTGCGCGAGACCCCCGGCGACGCCGCGCTGCGCCGCGCCTGGCAGGATTGGCTGGCGCGCGGCCCGGCGCAGCGCGCCGCCTGGGCGCGGGCCGAGCGGGTCTCGGCGCTGATGGGCGAGGCGGTGCGCGGCACCGGCGCGGCGCGGCGCCCGGCCCGCACCGGCCGGCGCGCCTTGCTGGCCGGCGGTGGCCTGGCCGCCGCCGCCGCGGTGGCGGGCCTGGCGGCGCCCGGGCTGTGGCGCGGCTGGAACGCCGATTACCGCACCGGGGCGGGGGAGCTGCGCCAGCTCACGCTCGAGGATGGCACGCGGGTCGAGCTCGACACCGCCACCGCCCTCTCGGTCGCCTACACGCCGGGGCGGCGCAAGCTCTGGCTGCATTCCGGCCAAGCCTTCTTCGCCGTGGCGCACGACCCGTCGCGGCCCTTCACCGTGCAGGCCGAGCCGGTCGCGGTCTCGGTGCTGGGCACCCGCTTCAACCTGCGCCGCACCGGCGAGCGGGTGGAGCTGGCGGTGGAGCAGGGCGAGGTCAGCGCTGCCCTGCCGCCCGGGCGCGAGGCGCCGGCGGCCGAGCTGCTGCTGGGCGCCGGGGAAAGCCTCTCGGCCGATCTGGCGCAGCAGGCGCTGCGGCGCGGCCGGCTCGACCCCGGCCAGGCGCTGGCCTGGCGCAGCCGGCGCCTGGTGGCCGATGCCAGGCCGGTGGCCGAGCTGCTGGAGGAGATCGGCCGCTATTATCCGGGCCTGGTCTGGCTGGCCGATTCGGGACTGGGCGAGCGGCGGGTCACCGGGCTCTACGATCTGACCGACGTGCCGCAGGCGGTGCGCCGCGTGGTGGCGCCGCTGGGCGGGCGGGTGCGGCAGATCTCGCCCTATCTGCTCTGGGTCGGCGCCGCCTGA
- a CDS encoding GNAT family N-acetyltransferase: MPFSTFLLCPSGPVTVRREGEACLAQDRQGNSLELTVPRGACRAALATAPAPAGAAQRLLLAALEFAFSEPGAPPRLLLSGAGLAPLAEGLLALGAAVPEPGAGPGALTAHAEMLWQIPLAWTAPRAAAAYPAMPVMSQGQRHPRRPPKPRGTFYARHIPWLDEVLSFRAAEMDTHLPLLHRWMNDPRVAEFWKEDGPVEHHRAYLQRLLDDPHMLPVFAYFNDEPFGYFELYWAKENRLAPFYDVADHDRGWHVVIGEDRFRGRARISAWLPSLMHAMFLDDPRTARIVGEPQADHHQQLRNLERSGFARIKTFDFPHKTAVLVSLLRETYFHDRLWLPREAEPAASNARREPAHA; the protein is encoded by the coding sequence ATGCCTTTCAGCACATTTCTGCTCTGCCCGTCCGGGCCGGTGACGGTGCGACGAGAGGGCGAGGCCTGCCTGGCGCAGGACCGGCAGGGCAACAGCCTGGAGCTGACCGTGCCGCGGGGCGCCTGCCGCGCGGCGCTGGCCACCGCCCCCGCCCCGGCCGGTGCGGCGCAGCGCCTGCTGCTGGCGGCGCTGGAATTCGCCTTCTCCGAGCCCGGCGCGCCGCCGCGGCTGCTGCTCTCCGGCGCCGGGCTGGCGCCGCTGGCCGAGGGGCTGCTGGCGCTGGGCGCCGCTGTGCCGGAGCCGGGGGCGGGGCCGGGCGCGCTGACCGCGCATGCCGAGATGCTGTGGCAGATCCCGCTGGCCTGGACGGCGCCGCGCGCGGCGGCGGCCTACCCCGCCATGCCGGTGATGAGCCAGGGCCAGCGCCATCCGCGCCGCCCGCCCAAGCCGCGCGGCACCTTCTATGCGCGCCACATCCCCTGGCTGGACGAGGTGCTGAGCTTCCGCGCCGCCGAGATGGACACGCATCTGCCGCTGCTGCATCGCTGGATGAACGATCCGCGCGTCGCCGAATTCTGGAAGGAGGACGGGCCGGTCGAGCATCACCGCGCCTATCTGCAGCGGCTGCTGGACGATCCGCACATGCTGCCGGTCTTCGCCTATTTCAACGACGAGCCCTTCGGCTATTTCGAGCTGTACTGGGCGAAGGAGAACCGCCTCGCGCCCTTCTACGACGTGGCCGACCATGATCGCGGCTGGCATGTGGTGATCGGCGAGGACCGCTTCCGCGGCCGTGCGCGGATCAGCGCCTGGCTGCCCTCGCTGATGCACGCCATGTTCCTCGACGATCCGCGCACGGCGCGCATCGTGGGCGAGCCGCAGGCGGACCACCACCAGCAGCTGCGCAACCTGGAGCGCTCGGGCTTCGCGCGCATCAAGACCTTCGATTTCCCGCACAAGACGGCGGTGCTGGTCTCCCTGCTGCGCGAGACCTATTTCCACGACCGGCTCTGGCTGCCGCGCGAGGCCGAGCCCGCCGCCTCCAACGCCAGGCGGGAGCCGGCGCATGCCTAG
- a CDS encoding thioesterase II family protein, which produces MAETALTLLCFAQAGGNAQGFRRWAAWLPETLRLLPLDRPGHGARRGEAPEQDWDRLLPRLLVALPPRLGPYALFGHSLGALVALEMAHALRAAGHGEPAWLAVSGCAAPGARRPGPGWHDAPDRAVVARLRELGGTPEALFDAPELLQAVLPGLRCELHLGDTHRAPPRAPLGCPVLALRGREDALPAADALQAWAPESRGALRCVALEGGHFLTEAAERAIARELLALSPQAMRHLAYG; this is translated from the coding sequence ATGGCTGAGACGGCGCTGACGCTGCTCTGCTTCGCCCAGGCGGGCGGCAATGCGCAGGGTTTCCGCCGCTGGGCCGCCTGGCTGCCGGAGACGCTGCGGCTGCTGCCGCTCGACCGGCCCGGCCATGGCGCCCGGCGCGGCGAGGCGCCGGAGCAGGATTGGGACAGGCTGCTGCCGCGATTGCTGGTCGCCTTGCCGCCGCGTCTCGGCCCCTATGCGCTGTTCGGCCACAGCCTGGGCGCGCTGGTGGCGCTGGAGATGGCGCATGCGCTGCGCGCAGCGGGCCATGGCGAGCCGGCCTGGCTCGCCGTCTCCGGCTGCGCGGCGCCGGGCGCGCGCCGCCCCGGTCCCGGCTGGCACGACGCGCCGGACAGGGCGGTGGTGGCGCGGCTGCGCGAGCTGGGCGGCACGCCGGAAGCGCTGTTCGACGCGCCGGAGCTGCTGCAGGCGGTGCTGCCCGGGCTGCGCTGCGAGCTGCATCTGGGCGACACGCATCGCGCCCCGCCGCGCGCCCCGCTTGGCTGCCCGGTGCTGGCGCTGCGCGGGCGGGAGGATGCGCTGCCCGCCGCCGATGCGCTGCAGGCCTGGGCGCCCGAGAGCCGCGGCGCGCTGCGCTGCGTGGCGCTGGAGGGCGGGCATTTCCTGACGGAGGCGGCGGAGCGCGCCATCGCGCGCGAGCTGCTGGCGCTGTCCCCGCAGGCCATGCGCCACCTCGCCTACGGTTGA
- a CDS encoding MbtH family protein: MSWGDANTIFLVVVNDEGQHSIWPSYKPMPAGWQEVGQRGSKAECLDWIDANWQDMRPKSLRAALQAAGAQDG, translated from the coding sequence ATGAGCTGGGGCGACGCCAACACCATCTTCCTCGTGGTCGTGAATGATGAAGGCCAGCACTCGATCTGGCCGTCCTACAAGCCGATGCCGGCCGGCTGGCAGGAGGTCGGGCAGCGCGGCAGCAAGGCCGAATGCCTCGACTGGATCGACGCCAACTGGCAGGACATGCGGCCGAAAAGCCTGCGCGCCGCGCTGCAGGCCGCCGGCGCGCAGGATGGCTGA